Proteins co-encoded in one Marinobacter gudaonensis genomic window:
- a CDS encoding type II toxin-antitoxin system RatA family toxin yields MPHQIDKTALVMHSAERMFHLVNDIARYPEFLPWCAGARIHEQSSSEITASLEIAKGGMRHILTTRNQLQMPEAIDMHLVDGPFRNLSGRWHFKPLDLNACKVVLSLQFEFSGSLSRMTFGPVFSQAANTMVDAFCRRADELYRTEGA; encoded by the coding sequence ATGCCCCATCAGATCGACAAAACAGCGTTGGTGATGCATTCCGCTGAGCGGATGTTCCACCTGGTCAACGACATTGCCCGTTATCCGGAATTTCTTCCCTGGTGTGCCGGTGCACGTATTCACGAGCAGAGTTCTTCGGAGATCACCGCTTCCCTGGAAATCGCCAAGGGCGGCATGCGCCATATCCTGACCACGCGCAATCAGTTGCAGATGCCCGAGGCCATCGACATGCATCTGGTTGACGGTCCTTTTCGCAACCTGAGCGGGCGATGGCATTTCAAGCCTCTGGATCTCAATGCCTGCAAGGTGGTGTTGTCACTGCAGTTTGAATTTTCCGGCTCGCTCTCGCGAATGACCTTTGGCCCGGTGTTCAGTCAGGCTGCCAACACCATGGTGGATGCCTTCTGCCGACGGGCCGACGAACTGTATCGAACGGAGGGTGCGTGA
- the fur gene encoding ferric iron uptake transcriptional regulator has product MSSENAELRKVGLKVTLPRVKIFNILENAEEDHHLSAEDVYKKLLEQGDDVGLATVYRVLTQFEAAGLVLRHNFEGGHAVFEMAGDDHHDHMVCTQTGEVIEFVDEVIEERQQKIAKEHGYEIVDHSLILYVKPLKS; this is encoded by the coding sequence ATGTCATCCGAGAACGCCGAATTACGAAAAGTCGGTCTGAAAGTGACCCTGCCGCGGGTCAAGATCTTCAACATTCTGGAGAATGCCGAAGAAGATCACCACCTCAGTGCCGAGGATGTGTACAAGAAGCTTTTGGAGCAGGGAGATGACGTGGGCCTGGCAACGGTTTACCGGGTGCTGACGCAGTTCGAGGCCGCTGGCCTGGTGCTTCGCCACAACTTCGAGGGTGGCCACGCCGTGTTCGAGATGGCAGGGGATGATCATCACGACCACATGGTGTGTACCCAGACCGGTGAGGTGATCGAGTTTGTTGACGAGGTGATTGAAGAGCGGCAGCAAAAGATTGCTAAAGAACACGGCTATGAAATCGTTGATCACAGCCTGATTCTGTACGTCAAACCACTCAAGTCCTGA
- the smpB gene encoding SsrA-binding protein SmpB gives MSKKKPGTPSNTIALNKKAKHEYHIEERFEAGLALLGWEVKSLRAGKAQLVDAYVLLKDGEAWLLGSHITPLSTASTHVIADPTRTRKLLLHAKEIAKIVGKVNQAGYTCIPLALYWKKNKVKCEIALVKGKKLFDKRATEKERDWNRQKQRILREANA, from the coding sequence ATGAGCAAGAAAAAACCCGGAACGCCCAGCAATACCATTGCCCTGAACAAAAAGGCGAAGCACGAGTATCACATCGAGGAACGCTTCGAGGCGGGCCTGGCACTGCTCGGCTGGGAAGTGAAGTCCCTGCGCGCCGGCAAGGCACAACTGGTGGACGCCTATGTACTGCTCAAGGATGGCGAGGCCTGGTTGCTCGGGTCCCACATCACACCCCTGAGCACCGCCTCCACCCACGTGATAGCTGACCCGACCCGCACCCGCAAGCTGCTGTTGCACGCCAAGGAGATTGCCAAGATCGTGGGCAAGGTGAACCAGGCCGGTTACACCTGCATTCCACTCGCCCTGTACTGGAAGAAGAACAAGGTGAAGTGCGAAATTGCCCTGGTGAAGGGCAAGAAACTGTTCGACAAACGGGCTACCGAGAAAGAACGCGACTGGAACCGCCAGAAGCAGCGCATCCTGCGCGAAGCCAACGCCTGA
- a CDS encoding sodium-dependent transporter, translating to MPTPYQTHIGSFTRKSTFFWAAVGATVGLANLWQFPYLASLHGGGLFILLYLACLLLVTLPLMVTEAVVGRYARHGLVLAIDGLIRSARCSRAWMAVGRLSILAAFLVLSFTAVFGAIALAYVFFGALGRFSGAGQAEATAVLAGLVSDPGQYRMFMAWHAFFLVLVVWVSAQGVVRGLERALRVVVPGTLLLMVALFSLSVLHGRIEGAADHILAMHPEDLSWESLRAALFHAFFTLGLGMGVWAILGAYTTPHTRLKRSILAVVLMDTLVAIMAGLMIFAMATDGNSFDGERGFSLLFVSMPVTLAELPASQFVIASVFLMVVLIVWTTSLNLLEPVVGWFREWTGAPRALSVILAGLAVWLAGLASLLSFNLWSEYRFAGATVFRWLELVTGGLLIPLVAILLALFTGWCLTRHLSATMLGSAPKLFAGIWFWVMRLVLPVVVAWIGIQYTAFSLANLCSNGSDALWCEQRDIMVSGGEPSAAGDSGQAPSSVSPGDDGDGSVPSEPKGESGSPEKARAPDGPVENAPNQDDILYHSV from the coding sequence ATGCCTACGCCGTATCAGACACATATCGGGTCATTTACCCGTAAATCAACCTTCTTCTGGGCCGCCGTGGGTGCCACGGTAGGGCTTGCCAATCTGTGGCAGTTTCCCTACCTGGCCAGTCTTCATGGCGGCGGGCTGTTTATCCTGCTGTATCTAGCCTGCCTGCTGTTGGTGACCTTGCCGTTGATGGTAACCGAAGCGGTGGTGGGGCGGTATGCCCGCCATGGGCTGGTGTTGGCCATCGATGGTCTGATTCGCAGTGCCCGGTGTTCGCGCGCCTGGATGGCGGTTGGGCGCCTGAGCATTCTGGCGGCGTTTCTGGTGCTGTCCTTTACCGCCGTGTTCGGGGCCATCGCATTGGCGTATGTGTTCTTCGGCGCCCTGGGCCGGTTTTCGGGAGCAGGGCAGGCCGAGGCCACCGCGGTTCTTGCGGGCCTGGTGTCAGATCCCGGGCAGTACCGCATGTTCATGGCCTGGCATGCCTTCTTCCTGGTACTGGTGGTCTGGGTGTCCGCCCAGGGCGTGGTGCGGGGTCTTGAGCGGGCGTTGCGGGTGGTTGTTCCCGGCACCCTGTTGTTGATGGTGGCGTTGTTCAGCCTGTCGGTGCTGCATGGCCGCATCGAAGGTGCCGCTGATCATATTCTCGCCATGCACCCGGAGGATCTGAGCTGGGAAAGTCTTCGGGCGGCGCTGTTCCACGCCTTTTTCACCCTCGGCCTGGGCATGGGGGTATGGGCCATTCTGGGGGCCTATACCACGCCCCATACCCGGTTGAAGCGCTCTATTCTGGCCGTGGTACTGATGGACACGCTGGTGGCGATCATGGCCGGTCTGATGATTTTTGCCATGGCCACCGACGGCAACAGTTTCGATGGCGAGCGGGGGTTCAGCCTGCTGTTCGTGTCCATGCCCGTCACCCTGGCGGAGCTGCCCGCCAGCCAGTTCGTGATTGCCTCGGTGTTTCTGATGGTGGTGCTGATTGTCTGGACAACGTCCCTGAATCTGCTGGAACCGGTGGTGGGCTGGTTCAGGGAGTGGACAGGCGCTCCCCGGGCACTGTCGGTCATCCTCGCAGGATTGGCCGTGTGGCTGGCCGGGCTCGCGTCACTGCTGTCGTTCAACCTCTGGTCGGAGTACCGGTTCGCTGGTGCCACCGTGTTCAGGTGGCTGGAGCTGGTAACCGGCGGATTGCTGATTCCATTGGTGGCCATCCTGCTCGCTCTGTTCACCGGCTGGTGCCTCACCCGGCATCTGTCCGCCACCATGCTTGGATCGGCTCCGAAGCTGTTTGCAGGCATCTGGTTCTGGGTGATGCGGCTTGTGTTGCCGGTGGTCGTTGCCTGGATCGGCATACAGTACACGGCGTTTTCACTGGCTAACCTTTGCAGCAATGGCAGTGATGCCTTGTGGTGTGAGCAGCGAGATATCATGGTGTCCGGCGGCGAGCCGTCGGCTGCCGGGGACTCGGGGCAGGCGCCTTCCTCCGTATCCCCGGGCGATGACGGTGACGGTTCTGTTCCCAGCGAACCGAAAGGGGAGTCTGGAAGCCCTGAAAAGGCCAGGGCCCCGGATGGTCCGGTTGAAAATGCCCCAAATCAGGACGATATCCTTTATCATAGCGTGTAA
- a CDS encoding RnfH family protein has protein sequence MQVEVAYARPDRQEIVPVTVPAGTTALEAARLSGITDLFPEIELDSTDMGVFGKVIKDPSAHELREGDRVELYRPLKIDPKQARLNRAKKKG, from the coding sequence ATGCAGGTGGAAGTGGCCTACGCCCGGCCCGATCGTCAGGAAATCGTACCGGTGACGGTGCCGGCCGGGACCACCGCGCTTGAGGCCGCGAGGCTGTCCGGCATCACCGATCTGTTTCCGGAGATAGAGCTGGATAGCACTGACATGGGCGTGTTCGGGAAGGTGATCAAGGACCCCTCGGCCCATGAGCTACGAGAAGGCGACCGGGTTGAGCTGTACCGCCCGTTGAAAATCGATCCCAAACAGGCGCGCTTGAACCGGGCCAAGAAAAAGGGCTGA
- a CDS encoding exopolysaccharide biosynthesis protein, producing the protein MNQPDDPNSLQELLDRLRDGTNGQRRVSVGDILAVVGERSFGPLALVAGLVTLAPLIGDIPGVPTLLALMVLLTVGQLLFQRETIWIPARLANRSMEQEKLDKGLDWLETPARFLDRWTRPRLVFLVRGPGQYVMAVLCLLVAAAMPLMEIIPFSANGGGLALAAFGLAIIARDGLLALFAALTTGGTAWFVLTNLPG; encoded by the coding sequence ATGAACCAACCGGACGATCCGAACAGCCTGCAGGAGTTACTGGACCGGCTTCGCGACGGCACCAACGGCCAGCGCCGGGTATCGGTGGGCGATATTCTGGCGGTGGTGGGTGAGCGCTCATTCGGCCCCCTGGCACTGGTGGCGGGGTTGGTTACTCTGGCGCCGCTGATCGGCGACATTCCGGGCGTACCCACTCTGCTCGCGCTGATGGTCCTGCTGACCGTCGGCCAGCTGCTGTTCCAGCGGGAGACGATCTGGATTCCGGCCCGTCTGGCCAATCGCTCCATGGAGCAGGAGAAGCTCGACAAGGGCCTGGACTGGCTGGAGACGCCTGCCCGGTTCCTGGACCGCTGGACCAGGCCGCGCCTGGTGTTCCTGGTGCGGGGGCCGGGGCAGTACGTCATGGCGGTACTGTGCCTGCTGGTTGCTGCGGCCATGCCACTGATGGAGATCATTCCCTTCAGTGCCAACGGCGGCGGACTTGCGCTGGCGGCCTTCGGCCTGGCCATTATCGCCCGGGACGGTCTGCTGGCCCTGTTTGCAGCCCTGACGACCGGCGGTACCGCCTGGTTCGTTCTCACCAATCTGCCCGGCTGA
- a CDS encoding outer membrane protein assembly factor BamE, whose product MQKLTALILTLFLTGCVFPGVYKINVQQGNIVTDEELAQLAAGMPRSQVHALLGTPLMLNPVDLSREYYVYTFQRAGGEIKEQRIIVYYEGDEYASYEAQLLEETPAY is encoded by the coding sequence ATGCAAAAGCTCACAGCTCTCATTCTCACCTTGTTTCTTACCGGCTGCGTATTCCCGGGCGTGTACAAGATCAACGTCCAGCAGGGCAATATCGTCACCGACGAGGAGCTGGCTCAACTGGCCGCAGGCATGCCCCGAAGCCAGGTGCACGCACTGTTGGGAACCCCGCTGATGCTCAATCCGGTCGATCTCTCCCGCGAGTACTACGTGTATACGTTCCAGCGGGCCGGTGGCGAGATCAAGGAGCAACGCATCATCGTGTATTACGAAGGTGATGAGTACGCTTCTTACGAAGCCCAGCTGCTCGAGGAAACCCCCGCCTACTGA
- a CDS encoding chemotaxis protein: protein MSSKAKQSQKLLLFRLSGERLFGIGTLKIREILPFMKLTKLPHSHHAVIGTATFRGSAVPVIDMAAAVGYPALTREEREKASIIITDIQRQEIGFLVRGVQQIIETNWKSVMPPPKALGNRAFITGLLDVDGDIIQLLDVELLLAKVYPESLETGEVTLTDVQSETLKSLNILLVDDSQVARKQLSDVLDSKDISYHVTSNGDDALQILLRDHELGRPTDILVSDIEMPGLDGYELTFNVRDNTALKQPYIILHTSLNSEMSLSYANQVGADEALTKFDAEELLQAMLRGAEQAR from the coding sequence ATGTCCAGCAAAGCGAAGCAGTCCCAGAAGCTTTTACTGTTCCGTCTCTCCGGGGAGCGCCTGTTTGGTATCGGTACCCTGAAGATTCGGGAGATCCTGCCGTTCATGAAGCTCACCAAACTGCCCCACAGTCACCATGCGGTGATCGGCACGGCTACCTTCCGGGGCTCTGCAGTCCCGGTCATCGACATGGCCGCTGCGGTTGGCTATCCGGCGCTGACACGGGAAGAGCGGGAAAAAGCCTCGATTATCATCACCGACATACAGCGTCAGGAAATCGGCTTTCTGGTGCGAGGTGTACAGCAGATCATCGAAACCAACTGGAAGTCGGTCATGCCGCCGCCCAAGGCGTTGGGCAACCGGGCATTCATTACCGGACTGCTCGATGTGGACGGCGACATTATTCAGCTGCTGGATGTGGAACTGTTGCTGGCGAAGGTTTATCCGGAATCCCTGGAGACCGGCGAGGTCACGCTCACCGATGTGCAGAGCGAAACCCTGAAATCCCTGAACATTCTGCTGGTGGACGATTCCCAGGTGGCCCGCAAGCAGCTCTCGGATGTCCTGGACAGCAAGGACATTTCCTATCACGTTACCTCGAATGGCGACGATGCCCTGCAGATTCTGCTCCGGGATCATGAGCTGGGGCGGCCCACGGACATCCTGGTCAGTGACATCGAGATGCCGGGGCTGGACGGTTATGAGCTGACTTTCAATGTGCGGGACAACACCGCGCTCAAGCAGCCGTACATCATTCTGCATACCTCCCTGAACAGCGAGATGAGCCTGAGTTATGCCAATCAGGTGGGTGCCGATGAGGCCCTCACCAAATTTGATGCTGAGGAGCTGCTTCAGGCCATGCTGCGTGGCGCCGAGCAGGCCCGTTAA
- a CDS encoding WS/DGAT/MGAT family O-acyltransferase gives MSPKQTPMSSVDRAWLRMDTPENPMMICGVLALERPVSIQRLKRTLEERFLRFQRFRQRVVDHGDRAYWQEDPLFHIDNHLHRIALPGKADKAELQKLVSDLNSTSLDFRRPLWQMHYIDNYEGGAALLVRIHHCIADGISLVRVMLSLTDKTPEPTLKRVAGKPETRTGNASRRRSTLHRLVDSAQVAAQQARLFIDSVRQEPNYPLKLATTASGVAMDLLKLGLAPYEPRTGLKSPLSGRKQVAWAEPLDFAEVKACARALGGTVNDVLMCATTGALRRHFAANREAIPECGIRVAVPFNLRPLNQPIDTLGNEFGLVLVNLPVEVQDPIMCFRQVQENMNRLKRSYQAQVTYSLLDLFGRGPDSLERRALDLLSNKASAVLTNVPGPREALYLAGSKVTQPMFWVPQSGSIGIGLSIFSYAGTVQFGITVDRAIHADPNAVMDYFHDSFAALRHAALAGRPAAVKQLAG, from the coding sequence ATGTCACCCAAACAGACCCCCATGTCCTCCGTGGATCGCGCCTGGCTGCGCATGGACACCCCGGAGAACCCCATGATGATCTGCGGGGTGCTGGCCCTTGAACGGCCGGTCTCCATCCAGCGCCTCAAACGCACGCTCGAAGAACGGTTTCTTCGCTTCCAGCGCTTCCGCCAACGGGTGGTGGACCATGGCGATCGTGCCTACTGGCAAGAAGACCCCCTGTTCCATATCGACAACCACCTGCACCGGATTGCACTGCCCGGCAAGGCAGACAAAGCCGAGCTGCAGAAACTGGTGAGCGACCTGAACAGCACCTCCCTCGATTTCCGCCGCCCACTCTGGCAGATGCACTACATCGACAATTACGAAGGTGGTGCTGCCCTTCTGGTGCGTATTCACCACTGCATTGCAGACGGCATTTCCCTGGTACGGGTGATGCTCTCACTGACCGACAAGACCCCCGAGCCGACACTCAAACGGGTTGCCGGCAAGCCTGAAACCCGTACAGGCAACGCTTCCCGGAGAAGAAGCACGCTGCACCGGCTGGTGGACAGTGCCCAGGTGGCCGCCCAGCAGGCTCGCCTGTTCATTGACTCGGTGCGCCAGGAACCCAACTACCCCCTGAAGCTCGCCACCACCGCCAGCGGCGTTGCCATGGATCTGCTGAAGCTCGGCCTGGCACCCTATGAACCCAGAACCGGCCTCAAGAGCCCCTTGAGCGGGCGCAAACAGGTGGCCTGGGCCGAGCCCCTGGACTTTGCCGAGGTCAAGGCCTGTGCTCGGGCCCTCGGCGGCACCGTCAACGACGTGTTGATGTGCGCCACAACCGGCGCCCTTCGGCGGCATTTTGCCGCCAACCGGGAGGCCATTCCGGAGTGCGGCATCCGGGTGGCAGTACCTTTCAACCTGCGCCCGCTTAACCAACCCATTGACACCCTCGGCAATGAATTCGGGCTGGTGCTTGTGAACCTGCCGGTCGAAGTACAGGACCCGATCATGTGTTTTCGGCAGGTTCAGGAGAACATGAACCGGCTCAAGCGCTCTTACCAGGCCCAGGTAACCTACAGCCTGCTGGATCTGTTCGGCCGCGGCCCTGACAGCCTTGAGCGGCGTGCTCTGGACCTGCTCAGCAACAAGGCCTCGGCGGTGCTCACCAACGTGCCCGGCCCGAGGGAGGCCCTGTACCTCGCCGGCAGCAAGGTCACCCAGCCCATGTTCTGGGTGCCACAAAGCGGCAGCATCGGCATTGGCCTGAGCATTTTCAGCTACGCCGGCACGGTCCAGTTCGGCATTACCGTCGACCGGGCCATCCACGCCGACCCGAACGCCGTGATGGACTACTTCCACGACAGCTTCGCAGCACTCCGCCACGCGGCGCTGGCCGGGCGCCCCGCGGCAGTAAAGCAGCTCGCCGGATAG